One window from the genome of Anaerococcus sp. Marseille-Q7828 encodes:
- a CDS encoding putative DNA modification/repair radical SAM protein, which yields MDLREKLEILADAAKYDVSCSSSGSNRKNHNKGLGNGSMGGICHSWSEDGRCISLLKILMTNSCIYNCEYCINRRDNETRRATFSPEEVANLTMNFYRRNYIEGLFLSSGIIRNPDHTMELLIRVADLLRNTYNFNGYIHMKAIPGASYDLIRRMGLLVDRMSINIELPTQKALSELAPEKKIADITRPMADVKNELMVYGADRMKFHHTPKFLPAGQTTQMIIGANRESDYEIIKASENLYNNYALKRVYYSGFVPVVKSKWTQGIDKAPLLREHRLYQADFLMRGYKFSADDILSDVDSNLDLRIDPKTNWAINNIERFPIEINTANYDQLMKVPGFGRTYANRIIAARKFHRISYDNLRQMKISTKRAQHFILVNGVYRGLRFKNKKTLRDMMSAPDNSNYQQLSMFDRQLP from the coding sequence ATGGATTTGAGAGAGAAACTTGAGATTCTAGCTGATGCAGCCAAGTATGATGTGTCTTGCTCATCTAGCGGATCTAATAGGAAAAATCATAATAAAGGTCTAGGTAATGGGTCAATGGGTGGCATATGCCATTCGTGGTCTGAAGATGGTAGATGTATTTCCTTGCTCAAAATTCTTATGACAAATTCCTGTATATACAATTGCGAATATTGCATAAATCGTAGGGACAATGAAACTAGAAGAGCTACTTTTAGCCCAGAAGAAGTGGCAAATCTTACAATGAACTTCTACCGTAGGAATTATATAGAAGGTTTGTTTCTCTCATCTGGCATAATCAGAAATCCAGACCATACAATGGAACTCTTGATAAGAGTTGCTGATTTGCTGAGAAATACCTACAATTTCAATGGCTACATTCACATGAAGGCAATTCCTGGGGCAAGCTATGATTTGATTAGAAGAATGGGTCTACTTGTCGATAGGATGTCTATAAATATAGAGCTCCCAACTCAAAAAGCCCTATCTGAACTTGCACCAGAAAAGAAAATAGCAGACATTACCCGCCCAATGGCTGATGTAAAAAATGAACTAATGGTTTATGGAGCAGATAGGATGAAATTTCATCACACACCTAAGTTTCTTCCTGCAGGACAGACTACTCAAATGATAATAGGAGCAAATAGGGAAAGTGATTATGAAATCATCAAAGCTAGTGAGAATTTATACAATAATTATGCTTTAAAGAGAGTCTATTATTCGGGTTTTGTACCGGTGGTCAAATCAAAATGGACCCAAGGAATTGATAAGGCTCCACTCTTGCGAGAACATAGGCTCTACCAAGCTGACTTTCTCATGCGTGGATATAAGTTCTCCGCTGATGATATATTATCTGATGTAGATTCGAACTTGGATTTAAGAATAGATCCCAAAACTAATTGGGCTATAAACAATATAGAAAGATTCCCCATAGAGATAAATACGGCAAATTATGACCAGTTGATGAAAGTTCCTGGTTTTGGTAGAACCTATGCTAATAGGATAATTGCTGCTCGCAAATTCCACAGAATATCCTATGATAACCTAAGGCAGATGAAAATTTCAACCAAACGTGCCCAGCATTTTATCTTAGTAAATGGAGTCTATAGAGGTCTACGTTTTAAAAATAAAAAGACCCTTAGGGATATGATGAGTGCACCAGATAATTCAAATTACCAGCAATTATCAATGTTTGATAGGCAGCTTCCATGA